From Flavobacterium sp. 102, a single genomic window includes:
- a CDS encoding KTSC domain-containing protein codes for MKKIVEYRALLGVTKTATLKELKTIYRNSMKDSHPDAITDDAERLAAEEKSKEIIAAYHFLVSIAPETLEKDKAEYTRITTSTNIADFYYENSVLYITFLDGNSFEYFGVLRPIYIKMVNAESPSRFARRHIYNEFIYRSTSKLVAAE; via the coding sequence ATGAAAAAAATTGTCGAGTACAGAGCGTTACTTGGTGTTACAAAGACAGCAACTCTTAAAGAGTTAAAGACCATTTACAGAAACAGCATGAAAGATTCACATCCGGATGCTATTACAGATGATGCTGAACGTCTGGCAGCAGAAGAAAAAAGTAAAGAAATCATTGCGGCTTATCATTTCTTGGTAAGTATAGCCCCTGAAACTTTGGAAAAAGACAAAGCTGAGTATACACGAATCACTACAAGCACTAACATTGCTGATTTTTATTATGAAAATAGTGTTTTGTATATTACTTTCTTAGACGGCAATTCTTTTGAATACTTTGGTGTTCTTAGACCTATTTACATTAAAATGGTAAACGCTGAATCACCAAGTCGTTTTGCCCGAAGACATATTTATAATGAATTCATTTACCGAAGCACTTCCAAACTAGTAGCTGCGGAATAA
- a CDS encoding DUF1761 domain-containing protein translates to MPFNFYAVFVSALVTLVVGFVWYNPKVFGTIWMNETGMTEEKAKQSNMLKVFGLTIFYSLMLAFLMPALVVHQLGALGMIGGPEFVTTAKPSYAAFLADYGNEFRTFKHGALHGFMSGLFLALPITAINGLFEQKSWKYILVNAGYWIVSMTIMGAIICGWK, encoded by the coding sequence ATGCCATTTAATTTTTACGCAGTTTTTGTCTCAGCACTAGTTACACTTGTAGTTGGATTTGTATGGTACAACCCGAAAGTATTCGGAACCATTTGGATGAATGAAACCGGAATGACCGAAGAAAAAGCCAAACAATCGAACATGTTAAAAGTTTTCGGCTTGACTATTTTTTATTCCTTAATGTTGGCCTTTCTTATGCCGGCTTTGGTAGTTCATCAGCTTGGTGCACTAGGAATGATTGGCGGACCAGAATTTGTAACTACAGCAAAACCCTCTTACGCTGCTTTCTTAGCGGATTATGGTAATGAATTCAGAACTTTCAAACACGGTGCTTTACACGGCTTTATGTCGGGATTATTTTTAGCCTTGCCGATTACTGCCATAAACGGTTTATTCGAACAAAAATCATGGAAATACATTCTGGTAAATGCCGGTTATTGGATTGTATCGATGACGATTATGGGCGCTATCATCTGTGGCTGGAAATAG
- a CDS encoding Two component regulator three Y domain protein — translation MKSIFTCLAVLLVSTSVFAEISSTEKNALIKLYKATKGSQWTNKWDLKSPTTTWYGVEIKNDKVIGIKLMNNNLVGELPTEIGDLTSLEVLNLFRNDISGVLPESIGNLKSLTKLNVAFNKVTGALPETLGNASQLKSIEMHMNRLTGVLPVNIGTLTNLETLSLFNNEIEGAIPTSYYQLKSLKVLLLNSNKLTGKLEKEVSNLSSLETLSLFENKMDGQVPFDLEKLHNLKEMNISYNMFNGFVSRNLAKLDTLNMTMVNEQGVATTLKVSIDKNSAFAADE, via the coding sequence ATGAAATCTATTTTTACTTGTTTAGCTGTGCTTTTGGTTTCAACCTCAGTATTCGCCGAAATATCTTCAACAGAAAAAAATGCTTTGATCAAATTATACAAAGCGACCAAAGGTTCACAATGGACCAACAAATGGGATTTAAAATCACCAACCACAACTTGGTACGGTGTTGAAATCAAAAACGATAAAGTTATAGGGATAAAATTAATGAACAATAACCTTGTAGGAGAGTTGCCAACAGAAATAGGTGATTTGACTTCCCTAGAAGTTTTAAATTTGTTCAGAAATGATATTTCTGGTGTTTTACCTGAATCTATAGGTAATTTAAAAAGTTTGACTAAATTGAATGTTGCTTTCAATAAAGTAACAGGTGCTTTGCCGGAAACATTAGGTAATGCTTCTCAATTGAAATCAATCGAAATGCATATGAACAGACTGACAGGTGTTTTGCCGGTAAATATTGGAACTTTAACAAATCTTGAAACGCTTTCTTTATTTAATAATGAAATCGAAGGTGCGATTCCAACTTCTTATTACCAGTTGAAATCTTTAAAAGTGTTGTTACTAAACAGTAATAAATTGACTGGGAAATTAGAGAAAGAAGTATCAAACCTTTCTTCTTTAGAAACCTTAAGTTTATTTGAAAACAAAATGGACGGACAAGTACCTTTCGATTTAGAAAAACTACACAACTTGAAAGAGATGAATATTTCTTACAATATGTTCAACGGTTTTGTTTCAAGAAATTTAGCTAAACTGGATACTTTAAATATGACGATGGTCAATGAGCAAGGTGTTGCTACTACTTTAAAAGTGAGTATAGATAAAAACTCAGCATTTGCTGCAGATGAATAA
- a CDS encoding HTH domain-containing protein, translating to MDIRIIIKIHDLIKAKRAGNSEDLAERLGISVRTVYNYITFMKTELNAPIAYDSQNKKYNYERECELNFRG from the coding sequence TTGGATATACGAATCATCATAAAGATACACGACCTCATTAAGGCGAAGCGTGCAGGAAATTCAGAAGATCTCGCTGAAAGATTGGGAATTTCTGTCCGTACCGTGTACAACTATATTACATTCATGAAAACAGAACTAAATGCTCCGATAGCCTATGATTCGCAAAACAAGAAGTACAATTATGAAAGAGAATGCGAATTAAATTTTAGAGGATAA
- a CDS encoding zeta toxin family protein has protein sequence MNKNLYIIAGCNGAGKTTASFTILPEILDCKEFVNADEIAKGLSPFQPEKVSFEAGRIMLHRINELFELNQNFAFETTLATKSYKSKVIKAQKQGYTVTLLFFWLQNVELAIERVKTRVQEGGHNIPTEVIKRRYRNGIINLFDIYLPLVNEAMIFDNSEGKPVLIAEKTFETEIDVIENVKFDKLKKYYYENL, from the coding sequence ATGAATAAAAACCTATACATAATTGCAGGCTGCAATGGAGCAGGAAAAACCACAGCTTCTTTTACTATTTTACCAGAAATATTAGACTGCAAAGAGTTTGTCAACGCAGATGAGATTGCAAAAGGGTTGTCTCCATTTCAACCTGAGAAGGTTTCATTTGAAGCAGGAAGAATAATGCTTCATAGAATCAATGAGCTTTTTGAGCTTAATCAAAACTTTGCTTTTGAAACAACTTTGGCAACAAAGAGTTATAAGTCAAAGGTAATTAAGGCGCAAAAACAAGGCTATACTGTTACGCTTCTTTTCTTTTGGTTGCAAAATGTTGAATTGGCTATCGAAAGGGTCAAAACAAGAGTTCAAGAAGGCGGTCATAATATTCCAACAGAGGTGATAAAGCGAAGATACCGAAATGGTATAATAAATTTATTTGATATATATTTGCCATTAGTTAACGAGGCTATGATTTTTGACAACTCAGAGGGAAAGCCTGTACTAATAGCAGAGAAAACCTTTGAAACAGAAATAGATGTTATTGAAAATGTTAAATTCGATAAACTAAAAAAATATTACTATGAAAACTTATAA
- a CDS encoding App1 family protein, with the protein MKPILKLYRGYANDQELIVMGHVFKPTSKEDYDFQKKNFKNATSVIKMFRIKTQANADVYLEHNGEKIHTKTLDDGYFKFCIPLTEKSDFGWINYSVSIFYNNEEIQETASFIKPHKGDYGFISDIDDTFLVSHTRNPLKKLYILLFKNVYDRKVFEDVAEHYHALSNAGKKDKTEKNAFFYVSSSEWNLYRFITQFAEINQLPKAVLLLKDIKTSLTDLFITGRGDHNHKFDKIKHILEFYPNLQYTLLGDDSQHDPYLYENICKIFPVNVKAVYIRQTGNSKKEKAVLALKNLESLNVKVCYFKKSSEAIAHSKSIGLIS; encoded by the coding sequence ATGAAGCCCATCCTGAAATTATATCGCGGATATGCCAATGACCAAGAATTAATTGTCATGGGTCATGTTTTTAAACCTACTTCTAAAGAAGATTACGATTTTCAAAAGAAGAATTTTAAAAATGCCACTTCAGTAATCAAAATGTTTCGGATTAAAACACAAGCCAATGCAGATGTTTATCTCGAGCATAACGGAGAAAAAATCCATACCAAAACATTGGACGATGGTTATTTTAAATTTTGCATTCCGCTTACCGAAAAATCAGATTTTGGTTGGATAAATTATAGTGTAAGTATTTTTTATAATAACGAAGAAATCCAAGAAACCGCCAGTTTTATAAAACCTCATAAAGGAGATTACGGATTTATATCAGACATTGACGATACTTTTTTGGTGTCGCATACCAGAAATCCGTTAAAAAAATTATACATTTTGTTGTTTAAAAATGTTTATGACCGAAAAGTTTTTGAAGATGTCGCTGAACATTATCATGCCTTAAGTAATGCAGGAAAAAAAGACAAGACCGAAAAAAATGCCTTTTTTTATGTCTCGAGTAGTGAATGGAATTTGTATCGATTTATTACCCAATTTGCCGAAATCAATCAATTACCCAAAGCGGTATTGTTACTAAAAGACATTAAAACCAGTTTAACTGATTTATTCATAACCGGACGCGGCGATCACAACCATAAGTTTGATAAAATCAAACACATTTTAGAATTTTATCCCAATTTGCAATACACGCTTTTGGGTGATGACTCGCAACACGACCCCTATTTATATGAAAATATCTGCAAAATTTTCCCGGTAAATGTCAAAGCGGTTTACATCAGACAAACCGGTAATTCTAAAAAAGAAAAAGCAGTATTGGCTTTAAAAAATTTAGAAAGCCTAAACGTAAAAGTGTGTTACTTCAAGAAAAGTTCAGAGGCCATTGCGCATTCTAAAAGCATAGGCTTGATTTCGTAG
- a CDS encoding diacylglycerol kinase family protein, with the protein MKKKYILVINPISGDVDKSEILNKTLAFAEEFQVEIIVYETSGENDGEVIKTLYNLHKPERILIAGGDGTIKMVGEALEKQDVIFGILPAGSANGLAVDLNLPATMEENLAVAFHNHFMEMDMISINGRKSIHLSDLGLNAELVRNYENGSTRGKLGYALQIITTLTELEEPFTAKITANHQTIECTARMIVIANSQKYGTGVTINPNGIMNDGKFEIVILKNLDLMVFGKIITGNMPVDLEDVEIISTDKATITTTSPVSFQIDGEYIGEETHLDIRILPSQMKVAIP; encoded by the coding sequence ATGAAGAAGAAGTATATTTTAGTGATAAATCCAATTTCTGGAGATGTAGATAAAAGTGAGATTTTGAATAAAACTTTGGCTTTCGCCGAAGAGTTTCAGGTTGAGATTATAGTTTATGAAACGTCTGGTGAAAATGATGGCGAAGTCATAAAAACACTTTATAATTTGCACAAACCGGAACGTATTTTAATTGCAGGTGGCGATGGAACTATCAAAATGGTTGGCGAAGCTTTAGAAAAACAAGATGTAATTTTCGGAATTCTTCCGGCCGGTTCAGCCAATGGATTGGCAGTAGATTTGAATTTGCCTGCGACTATGGAAGAAAATCTTGCGGTGGCATTTCACAATCATTTTATGGAAATGGACATGATTTCTATAAACGGAAGAAAAAGTATTCATTTAAGCGATTTGGGTTTGAATGCCGAATTGGTGAGAAACTATGAAAACGGTTCAACACGCGGAAAGTTAGGTTACGCTTTACAAATAATTACGACTTTAACGGAACTGGAAGAGCCTTTTACGGCCAAAATTACAGCCAATCATCAAACAATAGAATGTACGGCAAGAATGATTGTAATAGCCAATTCTCAAAAATATGGAACCGGAGTTACCATAAATCCAAACGGTATAATGAATGATGGGAAATTTGAGATTGTCATTTTAAAAAATCTCGATTTAATGGTTTTCGGAAAAATAATTACGGGGAATATGCCCGTTGATTTAGAAGATGTTGAAATTATTTCTACTGATAAAGCCACTATTACTACAACTTCTCCGGTTAGTTTTCAAATTGATGGCGAATATATAGGCGAAGAAACCCATTTGGACATTAGAATTTTACCTTCTCAAATGAAAGTGGCTATTCCTTAA
- a CDS encoding IS1 family transposase, producing the protein MIKNDTSCFRISDAGICPNCKSKSIIKNGFAKNQKQQYVCKSCGKRSIDFYCYNSYQVKDETIIKFIKEGLGIRSTARILQISTTTLLKRIVAIARRISNPIITSDKTYEVDEMRSFITRKDNLVWIVYALERKTKRVVSFSIGKRTKRTLKNVIDLLLLSRPKAIYTDGLRQYKSIIDSKIHKVKRFGTNRIERNNLSLRTHLKRLNRKTICFSRSFSILLCILKIYFWS; encoded by the coding sequence ATGATTAAAAATGACACCTCTTGTTTCAGAATTAGTGATGCAGGAATTTGTCCTAATTGTAAATCAAAAAGTATCATTAAAAATGGCTTTGCTAAAAACCAAAAGCAGCAATACGTTTGCAAAAGCTGTGGCAAACGAAGTATTGATTTTTATTGTTATAATTCTTATCAAGTTAAAGATGAGACTATTATTAAATTCATAAAAGAAGGATTAGGAATTAGAAGCACAGCAAGAATATTGCAAATATCAACAACAACACTTTTGAAACGAATTGTTGCCATTGCAAGGCGAATTTCAAACCCAATAATTACAAGTGATAAAACATATGAAGTAGATGAAATGAGAAGTTTTATAACGAGAAAGGATAATTTGGTTTGGATTGTTTATGCGCTAGAACGAAAAACAAAAAGAGTTGTCAGTTTTTCAATAGGAAAAAGAACCAAACGCACATTGAAAAATGTCATTGATTTACTTTTGCTATCAAGACCTAAAGCGATTTATACGGATGGCTTAAGACAATATAAATCAATTATTGATTCAAAGATTCACAAGGTAAAAAGATTTGGAACTAACCGCATTGAAAGAAATAATCTCTCTTTAAGAACACACTTAAAAAGGTTGAACAGAAAGACAATTTGCTTCTCACGAAGTTTTAGTATTCTACTCTGTATTTTGAAAATTTACTTTTGGAGTTGA
- a CDS encoding peptidogalycan biosysnthesis protein, whose product MDTHSFKIYSSATQLPDSWDKVAHENIFLQTHYLKVLEDSAPTNMQCFYIGIYEKSVLIGVALAQYLNLNQLESFGERDQCFKTYARNFVFKNFASHVLFLGNNMITGQNGYEFTKEIDFKDIGDLLLECANAITKYFKEQKIKIHIVSFKDFYQHCADELKKHQFSNIYEFNTQPNMIFELKNNWQTNEDYIAAFSKKYRDQYKRSHKKAEGITIKELSLEEIIQSEKRIYELYHHVAKNAPFNTFFLSKNHFSSFKKQCGDRFKLVGYFLNEELIGFHTLLLNGNVLETYFLGYDNQVQKEKMLYLNMLYNMTKFGIENRFEKIIFGRTALEIKSSIGAEPILMSGFIYHTNKWVNKLMPKIFPQLEPTLAWQQRHPFK is encoded by the coding sequence TTGGACACACATTCATTTAAGATTTACTCTTCTGCAACTCAACTCCCAGATTCCTGGGACAAGGTTGCTCACGAGAATATTTTTTTGCAAACCCATTATTTAAAAGTGCTTGAAGATTCTGCACCTACAAACATGCAGTGTTTTTACATTGGTATTTATGAAAAGTCAGTACTTATTGGCGTGGCGCTGGCACAATATCTCAATTTGAACCAACTGGAATCGTTTGGCGAAAGAGATCAGTGTTTCAAAACTTATGCTCGGAATTTTGTCTTTAAAAATTTTGCTTCTCACGTTTTATTCTTAGGTAACAACATGATTACCGGGCAAAACGGTTATGAGTTCACTAAAGAAATCGATTTTAAAGATATTGGCGATTTACTATTAGAATGTGCCAATGCCATCACGAAATACTTTAAAGAGCAAAAAATCAAAATACACATTGTTTCCTTTAAAGACTTCTACCAACATTGTGCAGACGAATTAAAAAAACACCAGTTTTCAAATATATACGAGTTCAACACGCAACCTAATATGATTTTTGAGCTGAAGAATAATTGGCAAACCAATGAAGATTATATTGCCGCCTTTTCCAAAAAATACCGAGATCAATACAAACGCTCCCATAAAAAAGCGGAAGGAATTACGATTAAAGAATTGTCATTGGAAGAAATAATTCAGAGCGAAAAACGCATCTACGAATTGTATCATCATGTTGCCAAAAATGCGCCCTTTAATACTTTTTTCTTGTCCAAAAATCATTTCTCCTCTTTTAAGAAACAATGTGGTGACCGATTTAAATTGGTAGGTTATTTTTTAAACGAAGAATTAATTGGATTTCACACACTGCTTTTGAATGGCAATGTGTTAGAAACTTATTTCTTAGGTTATGACAACCAAGTCCAAAAGGAAAAAATGCTGTATTTGAATATGCTGTACAACATGACCAAATTTGGTATTGAAAACCGATTTGAAAAAATTATCTTTGGAAGAACCGCATTAGAAATCAAGAGTTCTATTGGCGCCGAGCCTATTTTGATGTCGGGTTTTATTTATCACACTAATAAATGGGTGAATAAATTAATGCCTAAAATATTCCCACAATTAGAGCCTACTTTGGCTTGGCAACAGCGTCATCCTTTTAAATAA
- a CDS encoding response regulator transcription factor — protein sequence MFQKVLIAEDIDSINIAVSQTLSELGIIQVDHVKYCDDAVLKIKKAILDNVPYDLLVSDLSFEQDHREVKIKSGEEGITAIRKLQPELKIIVYSIEDKSFRVKSLFEDLHVNAFVHKGRNSIEHLKTAIHRIQEENGTYISPHLQHIFKGDVTREIDAFDVQIIQQLALGIKQGEMESRFKELGITPNSKSSIEKRISKLKDYFKAANTVQLIVFAKDFGII from the coding sequence ATGTTCCAAAAAGTTCTAATTGCCGAAGATATAGACAGTATCAATATAGCCGTAAGCCAAACCCTTAGTGAGTTGGGCATTATACAAGTTGACCATGTCAAATATTGTGATGATGCGGTACTGAAAATAAAAAAAGCGATACTGGATAATGTACCATATGATTTATTGGTTTCCGATCTTTCCTTTGAACAGGATCATCGGGAAGTCAAAATCAAATCGGGAGAAGAAGGCATAACTGCCATTCGAAAATTACAACCCGAATTGAAAATTATCGTTTATTCCATAGAAGATAAAAGCTTTCGGGTAAAATCATTATTCGAAGATTTGCATGTTAATGCCTTTGTACATAAAGGAAGGAACAGTATTGAACATTTGAAAACAGCAATACATAGGATTCAAGAAGAGAACGGAACTTACATATCTCCGCATCTTCAACACATTTTCAAAGGAGATGTCACTCGGGAAATCGATGCTTTTGATGTACAGATTATCCAACAATTAGCCCTCGGAATCAAACAAGGCGAAATGGAATCCCGTTTCAAGGAATTAGGCATCACGCCGAACAGTAAAAGTTCTATCGAAAAGCGCATCAGTAAACTCAAAGATTACTTTAAGGCTGCTAATACGGTTCAGCTTATTGTGTTTGCCAAGGACTTTGGCATAATTTAA